In Rhodothermus marinus DSM 4252, a single genomic region encodes these proteins:
- a CDS encoding ArsR/SmtB family transcription factor, producing MGVVEQAPLVPETLLEPAARRLRVLGDPVRLRLLNLLRTHGELSVQEMVDALGLRQPNVSKHLNQLAREGLVQRRRDGVHVRYRLADPSLAGLFLLLCRSLEAPPDGTPP from the coding sequence ATGGGCGTGGTTGAACAGGCACCGCTGGTGCCCGAAACCCTGTTGGAACCGGCCGCACGCCGGTTGCGGGTGCTGGGCGATCCGGTGCGGTTGCGGCTGCTGAATCTGCTGCGCACGCACGGCGAGCTGAGTGTCCAGGAGATGGTCGATGCGCTGGGTCTGCGGCAGCCGAACGTGAGCAAGCACCTGAACCAGCTGGCCCGCGAAGGACTGGTGCAGCGGCGCCGCGACGGGGTGCATGTGCGCTACCGGCTGGCCGATCCTTCGCTGGCCGGACTGTTCCTGCTGCTGTGCCGGAGCCTGGAAGCTCCACCGGACGGAACACCGCCATGA
- the lnt gene encoding apolipoprotein N-acyltransferase produces MQVSLQARPCQILRHRFWMLAVLSGLLLGLSFPPVPLPGLVLTALVPLLLALEQTRTPLQALLAGVVATLLWVGLTLHWALRHAVPAAAFASAVGLLCLTLLMAVPAVIARGVQLRRGRAAALAAFVLGWMALEALLTYGPLPFPWLQLGYATLPLSFFRGLIATLGAPALSLWVLGTNVLAYALLRRRDLMTSLLLAGWLLLPLGFPVPPPDLAPRTVPVLVVQHGVPAATWDRMDGPERLAHLLTLTETALDTARVRPALILWPETALPDTSVLFRLRAWVAHRRIPLLTGAVVPADGPGPARFAYTNSALLLQPDRPLDRYDKQRLVPFAEQVPLVETFPALQALAVPAGGVAGYRSGRTPARFAVGPLRPGVLICFESFFGNLARRSAEEGANLLVVLTQDGWWGRGPVYRQHLQAARLRAIETGRAVVQAGADGLTALVLPSGRIAQELPPHRAAVRLFMAPLHEAHTPAVRVGDLLTPTVLLSLFLLLSWTFLKR; encoded by the coding sequence ATGCAAGTTAGTTTGCAGGCCCGCCCCTGTCAAATACTGCGCCACCGTTTCTGGATGCTGGCCGTGCTGAGCGGCCTGCTGCTGGGGCTGAGCTTTCCACCGGTGCCGCTACCGGGGCTGGTTCTGACCGCGCTGGTGCCCCTGTTGCTTGCGCTGGAGCAGACGCGCACGCCGCTGCAGGCCCTGCTGGCCGGCGTGGTAGCCACGCTGCTCTGGGTCGGGCTGACGCTGCACTGGGCGCTGCGCCACGCGGTGCCCGCGGCAGCTTTTGCCTCGGCGGTGGGCCTGCTGTGCCTGACGCTGCTCATGGCGGTGCCGGCGGTCATCGCCAGGGGGGTGCAGCTTCGCCGGGGACGGGCAGCCGCGCTGGCCGCGTTTGTGCTGGGCTGGATGGCACTCGAAGCGCTGCTCACCTACGGCCCACTTCCCTTTCCCTGGTTGCAACTCGGCTATGCTACGCTGCCGCTGTCGTTCTTTCGGGGACTGATCGCTACGCTGGGCGCACCGGCCCTTTCGCTCTGGGTGCTGGGCACCAACGTACTGGCCTATGCACTGCTTCGCCGGCGTGATCTAATGACAAGCCTGCTGCTGGCGGGCTGGCTGCTGCTGCCGCTCGGCTTCCCTGTACCGCCACCGGACCTGGCGCCTCGTACCGTACCCGTGCTGGTCGTGCAACATGGCGTACCGGCCGCCACCTGGGACCGAATGGACGGCCCGGAGCGCCTCGCGCACCTGTTGACGTTGACCGAGACGGCGCTGGACACGGCTCGCGTGCGCCCTGCGCTGATCCTCTGGCCCGAAACGGCCCTGCCCGACACCTCGGTGCTTTTTCGCCTCCGCGCGTGGGTCGCTCACCGGCGGATCCCCCTGCTGACGGGAGCCGTCGTGCCCGCCGACGGTCCGGGACCGGCACGCTTCGCCTACACGAACAGCGCATTGCTGCTGCAACCGGACCGTCCCCTCGATCGCTACGACAAGCAACGGCTGGTACCCTTTGCCGAACAGGTCCCGCTCGTCGAGACCTTTCCGGCGCTGCAGGCGCTGGCCGTCCCGGCCGGTGGCGTGGCCGGCTACCGCTCCGGCCGAACCCCGGCCCGCTTTGCGGTCGGCCCCCTGCGCCCCGGCGTACTCATCTGCTTCGAGAGCTTTTTCGGGAACCTGGCCCGACGCTCGGCCGAAGAAGGGGCGAACCTGCTGGTGGTGCTCACGCAGGACGGCTGGTGGGGACGCGGCCCGGTCTATCGACAGCACCTGCAGGCCGCGCGTCTGCGCGCCATCGAAACGGGCCGCGCCGTCGTGCAGGCGGGCGCCGACGGACTGACGGCCCTGGTGCTGCCCTCCGGACGAATCGCTCAGGAACTGCCGCCCCACCGAGCCGCAGTGCGCCTGTTCATGGCGCCGTTGCACGAAGCGCATACGCCCGCCGTGCGGGTCGGTGACCTCCTGACGCCCACCGTCCTGCTGAGTCTGTTTCTGCTTCTGAGCTGGACGTTCCTGAAACGATGA
- a CDS encoding response regulator transcription factor: MTGQTPRILIVEDEPSIALSLRFLMEQEGYQVHVVEDGEAALEACRNVPPDLVLLDVMLPGMSGFEVCRQLKAGPDGQAIKVVLVTARGRETDLEKGRAVGADAYIVKPFAIREVMETVRTLLNRSGEAEQP, translated from the coding sequence ATGACCGGCCAGACCCCCCGCATATTGATTGTCGAAGACGAACCCAGCATCGCGCTGTCGCTGCGCTTTCTGATGGAGCAGGAAGGCTATCAGGTGCACGTCGTGGAAGACGGCGAGGCGGCGCTGGAGGCCTGCCGGAATGTGCCGCCCGACCTGGTCTTGCTCGACGTCATGCTGCCGGGAATGAGCGGGTTTGAGGTGTGCCGGCAGCTCAAAGCGGGTCCGGACGGACAGGCCATCAAGGTAGTGCTGGTGACGGCGCGCGGGCGGGAGACCGACCTGGAAAAAGGTCGAGCCGTCGGGGCCGACGCCTACATCGTCAAGCCGTTTGCCATTCGCGAAGTGATGGAGACCGTGCGCACCCTGCTGAACCGGTCTGGAGAAGCGGAGCAGCCTTGA
- a CDS encoding 3'-5' exonuclease → MPLSARFWKTYAVLALLGLLLLAAPNLIWWLSASPSERAWLLARYPFLLVLIVLVLGGIYALWLHVYQTHVRPIDQLTDAIHQVLDGHTLPPLPQASTRELRKLQEAVTELARRHRLHSTTPAAAPLHRERNLLATLLGELPEAVLVCRTSGQILLYNETARRLLETPEHPGAIGLGRSIFHSLDRDLIVFALDELAYRLRQQHPRPTVHFATCLPSGQLVRVQAAPIRDEADRLETFMLLLQPLRSEAEPFEIIRGADLLQALDLQLREAGVSLQLEGVTGTLWLRVRLPEAFEALRRLAFQLHQETSCTQLLARTTSENGRVHLWLRPLDGHPQALERLQPYVQEPSLQALLQEHQATLQLDGEALRLTLPASPPPHSGAARAFLPGPSAARRPIYADLSLLETSEATPLDDRPLRSLIYTVFDTETTGLHPEQGDEIIAIGAVRIVGGRIRPEETFDQLVNPRRPISLDSVRVHGIQPVLLQDKPPIEEVLPRFYRFARDTVLVGHNVAFDLKFIRQKEKALGLRFDQPVLDTMLLAAVVDPERQHYGLDELAAAFGIEPVGRHSALGDALITAELLLRLLPLLEQRGIHTLRQAREAIQQSRPARNRYGRIS, encoded by the coding sequence ATGCCGCTGTCGGCTCGCTTCTGGAAAACCTACGCTGTGCTGGCGCTGCTGGGCCTGCTGCTGCTGGCCGCGCCCAATCTGATCTGGTGGCTGAGCGCTTCGCCCTCGGAACGGGCCTGGCTGCTGGCACGCTATCCGTTTCTGCTGGTGCTCATCGTGCTGGTGCTGGGCGGCATCTATGCGCTCTGGCTGCATGTGTACCAGACGCACGTGCGCCCGATCGACCAGCTCACCGATGCGATCCATCAGGTACTGGATGGCCACACGCTGCCGCCCCTCCCGCAGGCCAGCACCCGCGAACTCCGAAAACTGCAGGAAGCGGTGACCGAACTGGCCCGCCGCCATCGCCTCCACTCCACAACCCCGGCTGCCGCCCCCCTTCACCGCGAGCGCAACCTGCTGGCCACGCTGCTGGGCGAGTTGCCCGAAGCCGTGCTCGTGTGCCGGACCTCCGGCCAGATCCTGCTCTATAACGAAACGGCCCGCCGCCTGCTCGAGACGCCCGAACATCCGGGCGCCATTGGCCTGGGCCGCTCCATCTTTCACAGCCTGGATCGGGACCTGATCGTCTTCGCCCTGGACGAACTGGCCTATCGGTTGCGCCAGCAACATCCCCGTCCCACCGTCCATTTCGCCACCTGCCTGCCTTCAGGGCAACTTGTGCGCGTGCAAGCCGCCCCGATCCGCGACGAAGCGGACCGCCTGGAAACCTTCATGCTGCTCCTGCAGCCGCTCCGCTCAGAAGCCGAACCGTTCGAGATCATCCGAGGGGCCGATCTGCTGCAGGCCCTGGACCTGCAACTCCGGGAAGCAGGCGTTTCGCTCCAGCTCGAAGGCGTCACAGGCACCCTCTGGCTCCGGGTTCGCCTGCCTGAGGCCTTCGAAGCGCTCCGGCGACTGGCCTTTCAGCTACATCAGGAAACTTCCTGCACACAACTACTGGCTCGCACCACCTCGGAAAATGGCCGCGTGCATCTGTGGCTTCGTCCGCTCGATGGTCACCCGCAAGCACTCGAACGGCTGCAACCCTATGTGCAGGAACCCTCTCTGCAGGCGCTCCTGCAGGAACATCAGGCCACCCTGCAGCTCGACGGCGAGGCCCTGCGCCTGACGCTTCCGGCCTCGCCGCCCCCGCACTCGGGCGCGGCCCGTGCCTTTCTGCCCGGACCCTCGGCCGCGCGTCGTCCGATTTATGCCGATCTATCCCTGCTGGAAACCTCCGAGGCCACGCCGCTCGACGATCGCCCGCTGCGCAGCCTGATCTACACGGTCTTCGATACCGAAACCACCGGCCTGCATCCCGAGCAGGGCGACGAAATCATCGCTATCGGGGCCGTCCGCATCGTCGGCGGCCGCATCCGCCCCGAGGAAACCTTCGACCAACTCGTCAATCCTCGTCGACCGATCTCGCTCGATTCGGTGCGCGTGCACGGCATTCAGCCCGTCCTGCTTCAGGACAAGCCACCGATCGAAGAAGTGCTCCCGCGCTTCTATCGCTTTGCCCGGGATACCGTGCTGGTGGGCCACAACGTGGCTTTCGATCTGAAATTCATCCGCCAGAAAGAAAAAGCTCTGGGCCTGCGCTTCGACCAGCCGGTGCTCGATACGATGTTGCTAGCGGCCGTGGTCGATCCGGAACGTCAGCATTACGGACTGGATGAGCTGGCTGCGGCTTTCGGAATCGAACCGGTGGGACGACACTCGGCCCTGGGAGATGCGCTGATTACGGCCGAGCTGCTCCTGCGTCTGCTGCCCCTGCTTGAGCAGCGCGGCATCCACACCCTGCGCCAGGCCCGCGAGGCGATCCAGCAGTCCCGACCGGCCCGCAACCGCTACGGGCGCATCTCCTGA
- a CDS encoding ParA family protein: protein MITLTICNHKGGTGKTTTAIHIAAALGLSGHRVLVIDLDPQGFLTRVMGVPEPPEEHSVLALFDPARSLREVRRHTVGGFDLLPSSTAMTRVMRQLNRPTDVLWAKEALEQSGLDYDVVLFDTAAAITVYSLNALVASQHVLVPVTPEYQPVLGAEQTAQTVQLVREKLNPTLFPPLFLFTQVDARKRAHQLYRRYMRRRYGDRVLEAVIRTSASLARSYEDGSTVFTREPYSRGARDYANVTDELMRRILQDREAGAVPNWSAPAPPLQEMRP from the coding sequence ATGATTACTCTGACCATCTGCAACCACAAGGGCGGCACCGGTAAGACCACGACGGCCATCCACATCGCAGCAGCGCTCGGGCTCAGCGGCCACCGGGTGCTCGTTATCGATCTGGATCCACAGGGTTTTCTGACCCGGGTTATGGGCGTGCCCGAGCCCCCTGAGGAGCATTCGGTGCTGGCCCTGTTCGATCCGGCGCGTTCATTGCGCGAGGTACGCCGCCATACGGTGGGGGGATTCGATCTGCTGCCTTCCTCGACGGCGATGACGCGCGTGATGCGCCAGCTCAATCGCCCCACGGACGTACTCTGGGCCAAGGAAGCCCTCGAGCAGAGTGGGCTGGACTACGACGTGGTCCTCTTCGATACGGCCGCCGCCATTACCGTCTACAGTCTGAATGCGCTGGTGGCCAGCCAGCACGTGCTCGTTCCCGTGACGCCCGAGTATCAGCCGGTGCTCGGCGCCGAGCAGACGGCCCAGACGGTGCAACTGGTGCGCGAAAAGCTCAACCCGACGCTTTTCCCGCCGCTTTTTCTGTTTACCCAGGTGGATGCCCGCAAGCGGGCACACCAGCTCTACCGACGTTACATGCGTCGCCGTTATGGCGATCGCGTCCTGGAGGCGGTCATCCGCACCAGCGCCTCGCTGGCCCGCTCCTACGAGGACGGGTCCACCGTATTCACGCGCGAACCCTACTCACGTGGAGCCCGGGACTACGCAAACGTCACGGATGAACTGATGCGCCGCATTCTGCAGGATCGGGAAGCGGGCGCGGTGCCGAACTGGAGCGCACCGGCCCCGCCGCTTCAGGAGATGCGCCCGTAG
- the acs gene encoding acetate--CoA ligase translates to MGVQETIRETAAFSGRGLVFDPPEAFRKRAFISSMEQYRELYERSIKDPEGFWREQAQRITWFEPFHTVKNTSYDPSNLYIRWFEGGKLNAAYNCIDRHLEKRADQVAFYWEPDDPNEESKAITYRQLYEEVCRLANVLKKHGVKKGDRVTIYLPMIPEAIYAMLACARIGAIHSVVFAGFSPDSLADRILDGEATYLITADEGLRAGRRVPLKRNADKALERCPDVKTVLVVRRTGGDIPWVEGRDRWYHEEIQTVSAECPPEVMDAEDPLFFLYTSGSTGKPKGVVHTTGGYLVYTSLTHQLVFDYHDGDVYWCAADIGWVTGHSYIVYGPLANGVTEVLFEGTPNYPDPSRIWQVVDKYQVNILYTSPTAIRALMREGDEWVKKTSRKSLRLLGTVGEPINPEAWLWYYRVVGEERCPIVDTWWQTETGGIMITPLPGATPLKPGSATLPFFGIQPAIVDNDGNILEGPADGMLVILDSWPGQMRTVYRAHDRFVETYFTRFPGKYFTGDGARRDEDGYYWIVGRVDDVINVSGHRLGTAEIESALVQHEAVAEAAVVGYPHEIKGQGIYAFVTLKAGFEPSDELRKELIQHVRNLLGPIFTIDLLQFTPALPKTRSGKIMRRILRKIAANEYQDLGDISTLADPSVVEELVQNRLNR, encoded by the coding sequence ATGGGTGTTCAGGAAACGATCAGAGAAACGGCGGCCTTCTCGGGACGCGGACTGGTCTTCGATCCTCCGGAAGCGTTTCGCAAAAGGGCTTTCATTAGCTCGATGGAGCAATATCGTGAGCTCTACGAGCGCTCCATCAAAGATCCGGAAGGCTTCTGGCGCGAGCAGGCCCAGCGCATCACCTGGTTCGAGCCGTTCCATACGGTTAAAAACACGTCGTACGACCCCTCGAATCTCTATATCCGCTGGTTCGAGGGCGGCAAACTGAACGCGGCCTACAACTGCATCGACCGTCATCTGGAAAAGCGGGCCGATCAGGTGGCCTTCTACTGGGAGCCGGACGATCCGAACGAAGAGAGCAAGGCGATCACCTACCGCCAGCTCTACGAAGAAGTCTGCCGGCTGGCCAATGTGCTCAAAAAGCACGGCGTGAAGAAAGGCGACCGGGTGACGATCTACCTGCCCATGATCCCGGAAGCCATCTACGCCATGCTGGCCTGCGCCCGGATCGGGGCGATCCACTCGGTGGTCTTTGCGGGCTTTTCGCCCGACTCGCTGGCCGATCGTATTCTGGACGGCGAGGCGACCTACCTGATCACGGCCGACGAGGGGCTCCGGGCCGGGCGTCGCGTGCCGCTCAAGCGGAATGCCGATAAGGCGCTCGAACGTTGCCCGGACGTGAAGACCGTGCTGGTCGTGCGTCGCACGGGCGGCGACATCCCGTGGGTGGAAGGCCGCGACCGCTGGTATCATGAGGAAATCCAGACCGTTTCGGCCGAGTGCCCGCCCGAGGTGATGGATGCCGAAGATCCGCTCTTCTTCCTCTACACCTCGGGTTCGACAGGCAAGCCCAAGGGCGTGGTGCATACGACCGGCGGCTATCTGGTCTACACCTCGCTCACGCACCAGCTCGTCTTCGACTATCACGACGGCGACGTCTACTGGTGCGCGGCCGACATCGGCTGGGTGACAGGCCACAGCTACATCGTCTACGGGCCGCTGGCCAACGGCGTGACCGAGGTGCTTTTCGAGGGCACGCCGAACTACCCGGATCCGTCGCGTATCTGGCAGGTGGTCGACAAATACCAGGTGAACATCCTGTACACCTCACCTACGGCCATCCGGGCGTTGATGCGCGAAGGCGACGAGTGGGTGAAGAAGACGAGCCGGAAGTCGCTCCGGCTGCTGGGCACGGTCGGGGAGCCGATCAACCCGGAAGCCTGGCTCTGGTACTACCGGGTGGTGGGCGAAGAACGCTGCCCGATCGTGGACACCTGGTGGCAGACCGAAACGGGCGGCATCATGATTACGCCGCTGCCGGGCGCCACGCCGCTCAAGCCGGGCTCGGCCACGCTGCCGTTCTTCGGTATCCAGCCGGCCATCGTGGACAACGACGGGAACATCCTGGAAGGGCCGGCCGACGGCATGCTGGTCATTCTCGATTCGTGGCCCGGCCAGATGCGCACGGTCTACAGGGCCCATGATCGCTTCGTGGAGACCTACTTCACCCGCTTCCCGGGCAAGTACTTCACGGGAGACGGCGCACGTCGGGACGAGGACGGCTACTACTGGATCGTGGGACGCGTCGACGACGTGATCAACGTCTCCGGTCACCGTCTGGGCACGGCCGAAATCGAAAGCGCGCTGGTGCAGCATGAGGCGGTGGCAGAGGCGGCCGTGGTGGGCTATCCGCACGAAATCAAAGGGCAGGGCATCTACGCCTTCGTGACGCTGAAGGCGGGCTTCGAGCCCAGCGACGAACTCCGCAAGGAATTGATCCAGCACGTGCGGAACTTGCTGGGGCCGATCTTCACGATCGATCTGCTCCAGTTTACGCCGGCTTTGCCCAAGACGCGTTCCGGCAAGATCATGCGCCGCATTCTGCGCAAGATTGCGGCCAACGAATATCAGGACCTGGGGGATATTTCGACGCTGGCCGATCCGTCGGTCGTCGAAGAGCTGGTGCAGAATCGACTCAACCGCTGA
- a CDS encoding sensor histidine kinase, with the protein MLQGGFIFLIALLYIGLLFAIATYGDRRAEQGRSIISSPYIYALSLAVYCTAWTFYGSVGRAASSGVGYLPIYLGPTLTAVLWWMVLRKMIRISKVYRITSIADFVASRYGKSSGLAALVTVIAVTGGVPYIALQLKAISVSFQVLSGRPTPTPTESLLDDTALYVTLALALFSILFGTRHLDATERHEGLVAAIAFESLVKLPAFVAVGLFVTFGLYDGPADLFGRALARPEFRRLLTMEEALGPGAYGQWFWMTLLAMLAILFLPRQFQVAVVENVDERHLRKAIWLFPLYLWLINLFVLPIALAGLMAFPGGQVDADMFVLAIPLAHGQELLALLAFIGGFSAATSMVIVATVALSTMISNDLIMPILLRIRFLRLAQRGRLTGLLLGIRRGGIVLVLVLSYLYFHAIAHAYALVSIGLISFAAVAQFAPAMLGGMYWRRGTRAGALCGLIAGFLIWGYTLPLPSLVDAGLLPVSFTENGPWGVGWLRPYQLFGLEGFDPISHALFWSLLFNAGLYVGVSLFTQQRVEELLQARAFVDVFRLSGRPGEATWRGTAYVSDLQQLLRRFLGKKQADEALRPVLAQGGGTVTATAEVVQHAERLLAGAIGSASARVLIASVVKEEPLSLREVMDILDETQQVIAYSHELERKSAELERATRELQAANERLKELDRLKDEFISTITHELRTPLTSIRAFSEIMHANPNLPEAQRQEFLGIIIKEAERLTRLINQVLTLQKLESGTVELNLEPVRMQEVIEEAVEAIQPHVQFNGITLTVSVPETPCYVLGDRDQLVQVLLNLLSNAVKFCNPEDGRIAVRLLVEPDRVRVDVEDNGPGIAPEDQATIFDKFRQVHTSTGRRPPGTGLGLAIAQRIVQHHHGRIWVESEPGHGATFSFTLPRLPASDGTRQPVRDTVRLNP; encoded by the coding sequence ATGCTCCAGGGCGGTTTCATCTTTCTCATCGCACTGCTGTACATCGGCCTGCTGTTTGCCATTGCCACGTATGGCGATCGGCGGGCCGAGCAGGGCCGAAGCATCATCAGCAGCCCGTACATCTATGCGCTCTCGCTGGCCGTCTACTGCACGGCATGGACCTTTTACGGGAGCGTGGGACGGGCGGCCAGCAGTGGCGTGGGGTATCTGCCCATCTATCTGGGGCCCACGCTGACGGCCGTGCTCTGGTGGATGGTGCTGCGAAAGATGATCCGGATCAGCAAGGTGTACCGGATCACTTCGATCGCCGACTTTGTGGCCTCGCGCTACGGCAAAAGCAGCGGTCTGGCCGCCCTGGTGACCGTGATCGCCGTCACCGGCGGCGTGCCCTACATCGCGCTTCAGCTCAAGGCCATTTCCGTTAGCTTTCAGGTGCTTAGCGGGCGTCCCACCCCGACCCCGACCGAAAGTCTGCTGGACGACACGGCGCTGTACGTGACGCTGGCGCTGGCGTTGTTTTCGATTCTGTTCGGGACGCGCCATCTGGACGCCACCGAGCGTCACGAGGGGCTGGTAGCGGCCATCGCCTTCGAGTCGCTGGTGAAGCTCCCGGCATTTGTGGCGGTCGGTCTGTTTGTGACGTTCGGGCTCTACGACGGACCGGCCGATCTGTTTGGCCGCGCGTTGGCCCGCCCGGAATTCCGCCGGCTGCTGACCATGGAAGAGGCGCTCGGGCCGGGCGCCTACGGTCAGTGGTTCTGGATGACCCTGCTGGCCATGCTGGCCATTCTGTTTCTGCCCCGCCAGTTCCAGGTGGCCGTCGTCGAAAACGTGGACGAGCGCCACCTGCGCAAGGCGATCTGGCTGTTTCCGCTGTATCTGTGGTTGATCAACCTGTTCGTGTTGCCCATTGCGCTGGCCGGATTGATGGCCTTTCCGGGCGGACAGGTCGATGCCGACATGTTCGTGCTGGCGATTCCCCTGGCGCATGGGCAGGAGCTGCTGGCGCTGTTGGCCTTTATCGGTGGCTTTTCGGCGGCCACCAGCATGGTCATCGTGGCCACCGTGGCGCTCAGCACCATGATCAGCAACGATCTGATCATGCCCATCCTGCTGCGCATTCGTTTTCTCCGGCTGGCGCAACGTGGACGGCTCACCGGGCTGCTGCTGGGCATTCGTCGGGGCGGCATTGTCCTGGTGCTGGTGCTGAGCTATCTGTACTTCCACGCCATTGCGCATGCCTATGCGCTGGTTTCGATCGGACTGATTTCCTTTGCCGCGGTCGCGCAGTTTGCGCCGGCGATGCTGGGCGGCATGTACTGGCGGCGTGGCACGCGGGCCGGCGCGCTCTGCGGGCTGATCGCCGGCTTTTTGATCTGGGGCTACACGCTCCCGTTGCCGTCGCTGGTCGACGCCGGCCTGTTGCCGGTCTCGTTCACCGAAAACGGCCCCTGGGGCGTCGGCTGGCTACGTCCGTACCAGTTGTTCGGACTGGAGGGCTTCGATCCGATCTCGCATGCGCTCTTCTGGAGCCTGCTGTTCAATGCGGGGCTGTACGTGGGCGTGTCGCTGTTCACGCAGCAGCGCGTGGAGGAGCTGCTGCAGGCGCGGGCGTTCGTGGACGTGTTTCGCCTGTCGGGGCGGCCGGGCGAGGCCACCTGGCGCGGGACCGCCTACGTGTCGGATCTGCAACAGCTATTGCGGCGGTTTCTGGGCAAAAAGCAGGCGGACGAAGCGCTGCGTCCGGTACTGGCGCAGGGTGGGGGTACGGTGACCGCAACGGCCGAGGTGGTGCAGCACGCCGAGCGACTACTGGCCGGTGCCATCGGATCGGCCTCGGCCCGGGTGCTGATCGCTTCGGTGGTCAAGGAGGAGCCGCTGAGCCTGCGCGAGGTCATGGACATTCTGGACGAGACGCAGCAGGTGATCGCCTACAGCCACGAACTGGAACGGAAGTCGGCCGAACTGGAACGGGCCACGCGCGAGCTGCAGGCGGCCAACGAGCGCCTCAAAGAACTGGACCGGCTCAAAGACGAGTTCATCTCGACGATCACCCACGAGCTGCGCACGCCGCTGACCTCGATCCGGGCTTTCAGTGAAATCATGCACGCCAATCCGAACCTGCCCGAAGCGCAACGCCAGGAGTTTCTGGGCATCATCATCAAAGAGGCCGAGCGGTTGACCCGGCTGATCAACCAGGTACTGACGCTCCAGAAGCTGGAGTCGGGCACCGTGGAATTGAACCTGGAGCCGGTGCGCATGCAGGAAGTGATCGAAGAGGCCGTCGAGGCCATTCAGCCGCATGTTCAGTTCAACGGAATCACGCTGACGGTTTCTGTCCCCGAGACGCCCTGCTACGTGCTGGGCGACCGCGATCAGCTGGTGCAGGTGCTGTTGAACCTGCTCTCGAACGCCGTCAAGTTCTGCAACCCGGAGGACGGGCGTATCGCGGTGCGGCTGCTGGTGGAGCCCGACCGCGTGCGTGTGGACGTGGAGGACAACGGTCCGGGCATTGCCCCCGAGGATCAGGCTACGATTTTCGATAAATTCCGGCAGGTGCACACGAGCACTGGAAGGCGGCCGCCGGGCACCGGGCTGGGACTGGCCATCGCCCAGCGCATCGTGCAGCATCACCATGGCCGTATCTGGGTCGAAAGCGAGCCCGGCCACGGGGCGACGTTTTCGTTCACGCTGCCGCGCCTGCCGGCGTCCGATGGAACGAGGCAGCCCGTGCGCGACACCGTCCGACTGAATCCATGA
- a CDS encoding PAS domain-containing protein translates to MKTPNASKLAAALEALPDGVILCDAAGRVLWANRRARKWLTLPADEGTEARLPAVLPGLPWPPETTGHVRSPEGRLLSVQAWPLAGGEEFVLQVRSASTRSDDWQPLLLRQLLEGLRRPVANIRAAIETLASYPDMAPDLAAQFQHIIREQTEALARLLEQTVSAYTRYLQAHWPLERMPAAALLQLMASALQQDARRVRIAAACPPGIVQADRRLWFRLWELLGRQLRQVLPRGKEWVLRAESDERLLWIDLCWQGRGLPPERLQRWLTQTLTLDEQGLSLTLSEVLAWHEADLWVQRDARGARLRLVLPIFS, encoded by the coding sequence TTGAAGACGCCGAACGCAAGCAAACTGGCGGCCGCACTGGAGGCGCTGCCGGATGGAGTGATCCTCTGCGATGCGGCGGGACGTGTACTGTGGGCCAATCGGCGGGCCCGGAAGTGGCTGACGCTGCCCGCCGACGAAGGGACCGAAGCCAGATTGCCGGCCGTTTTGCCCGGATTGCCCTGGCCGCCGGAAACCACCGGCCATGTGCGCAGCCCGGAGGGCCGACTGCTGTCGGTGCAGGCCTGGCCGCTGGCCGGCGGGGAGGAGTTCGTACTGCAGGTTCGTTCGGCTTCCACCCGATCCGACGACTGGCAGCCGCTGCTGTTGCGGCAGTTGCTGGAGGGGCTGCGGCGGCCGGTCGCCAACATCCGGGCCGCGATCGAGACGCTCGCCTCTTATCCCGATATGGCGCCAGACCTGGCGGCGCAGTTTCAGCACATCATCCGGGAGCAGACGGAAGCGCTGGCCCGGCTGCTGGAGCAAACGGTTTCGGCCTACACCCGGTACCTGCAGGCTCACTGGCCGTTGGAGCGTATGCCGGCCGCCGCGTTGCTGCAACTGATGGCCTCGGCGCTGCAGCAGGACGCCCGGCGCGTGCGGATAGCGGCCGCGTGTCCGCCCGGTATCGTGCAGGCAGATCGGCGGCTCTGGTTCCGGCTCTGGGAGCTACTGGGACGACAGCTCCGCCAGGTGTTGCCCCGGGGCAAAGAATGGGTGCTACGGGCCGAAAGCGACGAAAGATTGCTCTGGATTGACCTGTGCTGGCAGGGGCGGGGACTGCCTCCGGAGCGCCTGCAGCGCTGGCTGACGCAGACGCTGACACTGGACGAACAGGGGCTGTCGCTGACGCTTTCGGAAGTGCTGGCCTGGCACGAAGCCGATCTCTGGGTGCAGCGCGACGCCCGGGGTGCTCGCTTGCGTCTGGTACTGCCAATCTTTTCCTAA